A stretch of Primulina tabacum isolate GXHZ01 chromosome 13, ASM2559414v2, whole genome shotgun sequence DNA encodes these proteins:
- the LOC142521947 gene encoding uncharacterized protein LOC142521947, which produces MKLRDEQKKRRKQNIYPHRMSRKGYARFADEIADELCDDDDINRAIMWKKGRVNKKGQYEGDELKSAIEKIDGYVQQKIEGTLQYEEGKNDILTKALDSYEHSGRVRGVGGHITPSIYFYIGRVWKSPFGDDHIFLNQTKELMEAKILISKQDARIAEQNARISDQDARIQRLEEMFKKGASNFDIEEKGSFSVKLHPMSDDKIKKGASNYATSHDDDVKTLSNAEFLQGKPVVLALESRTNIVAYGTIVHVNADDKLFHGVPSPITCMHVSIDNDVDKLAHLPFPIPNECDTVGDAVGTHVAWPAHFVVIQDEKLQKKKNVDHRNKIGLSSSVPRSLRLLYCYCKRALTDEQNLSLLFDHDLFDESYELLLHLEKSVLSIVWIQYLPIV; this is translated from the exons ATG AAATTGCGTGATGAACAAAAGAAGAGAAGAAAGCAAAACATATACCCCCATCGTATGTCTCGCAAAGGATATGCACGTTTCGCCGACGAAATA GCAGATGAGTTATGTGACGATGATGATATAAATCGAGCAATTATGTGGAAGAAAGGACGGGTCAATAAGAAGGGTCAATATGAAGGCGATGAGTTGAAATCGGCAATAGAAAAGATT GATGGTTATGTGCAACAAAAAATCGAGGGTACGTTGCAATATGAAGAGGGAAAAAATGATATCCTTACGAAAGCACTGGATTCATATGAACATTCTGGTCGTGTGAGAGGTGTTGGAGGTCATATCACTCCAAGCATCTACTTTTATATTGGTAGAGTATGGAAGAGTCCTTTTGGTGATGACCATATATTTCTTAATCAAACAAAGGAGTTGATGGAGGCGAAGATATTAATCTCAAAACAAGATGCACGAATCGCAGAACAAAATGCACGCATATCAGATCAAGATGCACGCATACAGAGACTTGAAGAAATGTTCAAAAAGGGTGCAAGCAACTTTGACATTGAAGAAAAAGGTAGTTTCTCAGTAAAGTTGCATCCCATGAGTGACGATAAAATCAAAAAAGGTGCAAGCAACTATGCAACTTCGCATGATGATGACGTGAAAACTTTGAGCAATGCTGAGTTTCTGCAG GGCAAGCCGGTTGTATTGGCATTGGAATCTAGGACCAACATTGTTGCCTACGGTACAATTGTCCATGTCAATGCGGATGATAAATTATTTCATGGTGTTCCATCACCCATTACTTGCATGCACGTATCCATTGATAATGATGTGGACAAATTAGCACATTTGCCATTTCCAATTCCAAACGAATGTGATACTGTTGGTGATGCTGTTGGAACACATGTAGCTTGGCCGGCACACTTCGTAGTAATTCAAGATGAG AAgcttcaaaaaaagaaaaatgtagACCACAGAAATAAGATTGGTTTGTCTTCAAGTGTGCCAAGATCTTTACGTCttttgtattgttattgtaaACGTGCTCTAACCGATGAACAAAATTTATCACTGCTTTTTGATCATGATTTATTTGACGAGAGTTACGAACTACTTCTGCACCTTGAAAAATCAGTCCTTTCTATAGTTTGGATCCAATATCTGCCAATTGTATAG
- the LOC142523020 gene encoding putative zinc finger protein At1g68190 isoform X1 — MEKVCEFCKSLRPIVYCKADSAHLCLSCDAKVHSANALSYRHPRTLVCESCRNRAARVRCVDHQMFMCHSCDSGSHRVSSRHRKRVIRSYVGCPSAKDLAVLWGFDLNQLESKLGDKDDQSVYSSSISVDSGVVATSNARKVPFEEGSNIRGKMVLKDEIRQQTTCSILQQIVDLERKLAKGSDDSRLVHVKDRTDGLSFEYDGNRKVHKTLGNHAEDHLGVHTNNQNMANLDEETTEEPFLMSFSQLDQLTSTESPIHGESFWQCKTDAHNSEIWLQNMQDLGVCDEMRCFDDVNIPDVDLTFRNFEEIFGNDQQEIAGTQVGAKCTDCYISKEHSATSKFNSSCASTTKQDASRPSSSSYLMQQSYDVTTDFDFSDKVHRYPTSKYSQHPTKLSYSTSFSVSRTTGESTDSESKDDEIAPRFPEPKLSNGSFDSDNTRLDGKENVIMRYKEKKILRHEKQGHYKSQKTKADGKISGKKVDT; from the exons ATGGAAAAGGTTTGTGAGTTTTGTAAGTCATTAAGGCCAATTGTGTACTGTAAGGCAGATTCAGCACATCTTTGCCTCTCTTGTGATGCCAAGGTTCACTCGGCCAATGCTCTTTCATATCGGCATCCCCGAACTCTCGTGTGCGAGTCATGCAGAAATCGAGCAGCACGCGTTCGGTGTGTTGACCATCAGATGTTCATGTGCCATAGTTGTGATTCTGGCAGTCATCGCGTTTCTTCACGGCACAGGAAAAGAGTGATTAGAAGTTATGTGGGGTGCCCTTCAGCCAAAGATTTAGCCGTTCTCTGGGGTTTCGATTTGAATCAGTTGGAGAGTAAGTTAGGCGATAAAGATGACCAGTCGGTTTATTCGTCATCAATTAGCGTTGATTCGGGCGTTGTTGCCACTTCAAATGCCCGAAAAGTGCCGTTTGAAGAGGGATCAAATATTCGAGGAAAAATG GTACTTAAAGACGAAATTAGGCAACAAACTACGTGCTCGATTCTGCAACAAATCGTGGATTTAGAGAGGAAGCTTGCCAAGGGCAGCGATGATTCACGCTTAGTACATGTCAAAGATAGAACGGATGGATTATCATTCGAATATGATGGGAATCGGAAAGTGCATAAAACTCTGGGTAATCATGCCGAGGATCACCTTGGTGTGCATACCAACAATCAGAATATGGCGAATCTTGACGAAGAAACGACAGAGGAGCCCTTTCTGATGTCCTTCTCACAGTTGGATCAATTGACAAGTACTGAAAGTCCCATTCAcggagagtcattttggcaatGCAAAACTGATGCTCATAACAGCGAG ATTTGGCTTCAAAACATGCAAGACCTCGGAGTTTGTGATGAAATGCGATGTTTTGACGATGTCAACATACCTGATGTTGATTTGACATTCCGGAACTTTGAAGAAATCTTTGGAAATGATCAGCAAGAGATAGCTGGAACACAAGTTGGCGCCAAATGCACAGATTGCTACATATCTAAGGAACATTCAGCAACTAGTAAATTTAATAGTAGCTGTGCAAGCACGACCAAG CAGGATGCATCAAGGCCTTCTTCCTCTTCATACCTTATGCAGCAATCCTATGATGTCACCACagattttgatttttctgaCAAAGTTCATCGCTATCCAACGAGTAAATATAGTCAGCATCCAACTAAACTATCTTACTCAACATCGTTCTCTGTCTCAAGAACGACTGGTGAAAGCACTGATTCTGAAAGCAAGGACGATGAAATAGCTCCAAGGTTTCCTGAACCGAAACTTTCAAATGGCTCATTTGATTCAGACAACACGCGGTTGGACGGTAAAGAAAATGTCATCATGAGATACAAGGAGAAGAAGATTTTGAG GCATGAAAAACAAGGTCACTACAAATCCCAAAAAACTAAAGCTGATGGCAAGATTTCTGGGAAAAAAGTCGATACCTGA
- the LOC142521948 gene encoding uncharacterized protein LOC142521948: MDKDWMSKNRLSHEYEVGVEYFLQFASRNANNPNAMPCPCAKCGNLKTKDIDTIRSHLCCNGIDLTYHTWIWHGKRSKFGNSMNDSDRVGQDERKYFTEEPISMVHGAYDSYAKNPNQFHKLLEDAEKPLYPGCVKFTKLSALVKLYNLKAKYSWSDKSFTDLLGLFGKMLPNDNELPLSLYDAKKSLCALGMDYVKIHACPNDCILYRKEYEDFTSCPICGMSRWKLGKNSTINGRVPAKALWYFPPIPRFQRWFQQKVISKKLTWHADKRIRDGYLRHPADAPSWKVVDHNWPNFASEPRNLRLAISADVMNPHSSMSSAYSCWPIVMITYKLPPSLCMKKKFMMLTLLISGPKQPGNDIDVYLAPLIDELKFLWDNGVDTYDAYRKEMFSLRAVLLWTINDFSAYGNMSGCIVKGYHACPICGEETYSTRLKHSRKIVYTGHRRFLSYKPSISKAKESI, translated from the coding sequence ATGGACAAAGATTGGATGTCAAAGAACAGGTTGTCACATGAATATGAGGTTGGGGTGGAGTATTTCTTGCAGTTTGCATCGCGAAACGCTAACAATCCGAATGCAATGCCTTGCCCATGTGCAAAATGTGGTAATCTAAAGACGAAAGATATTGACACTATAAGGTCTCATTTGTGTTGTAATGGTATAGATTTAAcatatcatacatggatttGGCATGGCAAAAGATCTAAGTTCGGGAACTCAATGAATGATAGTGATCGAGTAGGGCAAGATGAACGCAAATATTTTACCGAGGAACCTATAAGTATGGTACATGGTGCATATGATAGTTATGCTAAAAATCCAAACCAATTCCATAAGCTACTTGAAGATGCCGAGAAACCTTTATATCCTGGATGTGTTAAATTTACAAAGTTATCTGCACTTGTGAAATTATATAACTTGAAGGCAAAATATAGTTGGAGTGATAAAAGTTTCACTGATTTACTTGGTTTGTTTGGGAAAATGCTTCCAAATGACAATGAATTGCCTTTATCTTTGTATGATGCAAAGAAAAGCTTATGTGCTTTAGGGATGGATTATGTGAAAATTCATGCTTGTCCTAATGATTGTATCTTATACCGGAAGGAGTATGAGGATTTTACCAGTTGCCCTATTTGCGGGATGTCAAGGTGGAAGTTGGGTAAAAATTCTACGATAAATGGAAGAGTTCCTGCAAAGGCCCTTTGGTACTTCCCACCTATTCCCAGATTTCAAAGATGGTTTCAGCAGAAGGTGATATCTAAGAAATTAACTTGGCATGCTGATAAAAGAATTCGTGATGGATACTTGCGTCATCCGGCTGATGCACCCTCTTGGAAAGTAGTGGATCACAACTGGCCAAATTTTGCTTCCGAGCCAAGAAATCTAAGATTGGCCATATCAGCAGACGTCATGAATCCACATAGTTCGATGAGTTCTGCATATAGTTGTTGGCCAATTGTGATGATCACTTACAAACTTCCTCCAAGTTTGTGTATgaagaaaaaatttatgatgctcactttgttgatttctggTCCCAAACAACCGGGAAATGATATTGATGTCTACTTAGCACCTCTAATTGacgaattaaaatttttatgggaCAATGGTGTTGATACATATGATGCATATCGAAAAGAAATGTTCTCGCTTAGAGCTGTGTTACTATGGACGATCAATGATTTTTCTGCATATGGGAACATGTCAGGTTGTATTGTGAAAGGATATCATGCATGTCCAATATGTGGTGAAGAAACATATTCGACGAGGTTGAAGCATAGTAGAAAAATTGTGTATACAGGCCATAGAAGGTTTCTTTCCTACAAGCCATCCATATCGAAGGCAAAAGAAAGCATTTAA
- the LOC142523408 gene encoding uncharacterized protein LOC142523408 isoform X2: MPYVSKLDGNGKSEHLNERASVLTERLSVASTNQLVLVPHNVGYHWILTVIDPYKEMVYLLDSLSHRNRYDDWKYVVDMIVRLFNSNKERKGKKQAIWEVVKFMKTEYSKEEIDEVRSEWAECIQDYIYE; encoded by the exons ATGCCATATGTATCCAAACTTGACGGAAACGGTAAAAGCGAACACTTGAATGAAAGAGCAAGTGTTTTGACCGAAAGACTAAGTGTTGCATCAACAAATCAACTAGTTTTAGTGCCACATAATGTTGG TTATCATTGGATTCTCACTGTCATCGATCCTTACAAGGAGATGGTTTATTTGTTGGATTCACTTAGTCATCGAAACCGTTACGATGACTGGAAATATGTGGTGGATAT GATTGTAAGATTGTTTAATTCAAATAAGGAAAGGAAAGGGAAAAAACAAGCTATATGGGAAGTAGTAAAG TTCATGAAAACTGAGTATTCCAAGGAAGAGATTGATGAAGTGCGATCCGAGTGGGCGGAATGCATACAAGACTATATTTATGAATAG
- the LOC142523408 gene encoding uncharacterized protein LOC142523408 isoform X1 has product MPYVSKLDGNGKSEHLNERASVLTERLSVASTNQLVLVPHNVGYHWILTVIDPYKEMVYLLDSLSHRNRYDDWKYVVDMIVRLFNSNKERKGKKQAIWEVVKGPRQPDSKQCGFYVMRFMREMIEKNATSEKNSISSIFMKTEYSKEEIDEVRSEWAECIQDYIYE; this is encoded by the exons ATGCCATATGTATCCAAACTTGACGGAAACGGTAAAAGCGAACACTTGAATGAAAGAGCAAGTGTTTTGACCGAAAGACTAAGTGTTGCATCAACAAATCAACTAGTTTTAGTGCCACATAATGTTGG TTATCATTGGATTCTCACTGTCATCGATCCTTACAAGGAGATGGTTTATTTGTTGGATTCACTTAGTCATCGAAACCGTTACGATGACTGGAAATATGTGGTGGATAT GATTGTAAGATTGTTTAATTCAAATAAGGAAAGGAAAGGGAAAAAACAAGCTATATGGGAAGTAGTAAAG ggTCCACGACAACCAGATTCGAAACAATGTggtttttatgttatgagatTTATGAGAGAAATGATTGAAAAAAATGCTACCAGTGAGAAGAACTCGATATCTTCAATT TTCATGAAAACTGAGTATTCCAAGGAAGAGATTGATGAAGTGCGATCCGAGTGGGCGGAATGCATACAAGACTATATTTATGAATAG
- the LOC142523020 gene encoding putative zinc finger protein At1g68190 isoform X3 codes for MEKVCEFCKSLRPIVYCKADSAHLCLSCDAKVHSANALSYRHPRTLVCESCRNRAARVRCVDHQMFMCHSCDSGSHRVSSRHRKRVIRSYVGCPSAKDLAVLWGFDLNQLESKLGDKDDQSVYSSSISVDSGVVATSNARKVPFEEGSNIRGKMVLKDEIRQQTTCSILQQIVDLERKLAKGSDDSRLVHVKDRTDGLSFEYDGNRKVHKTLGNHAEDHLGVHTNNQNMANLDEETTEEPFLMSFSQLDQLTSTESPIHGESFWQCKTDAHNSEIWLQNMQDLGVCDEMRCFDDVNIPDVDLTFRNFEEIFGNDQQEIAGTQVGAKCTDCYISKEHSATSKFNSSCASTTKVRIGFPEIEYFWALPVFFPTLFCYSRMHQGLLPLHTLCSNPMMSPQILIFLTKFIAIQRVNIVSIQLNYLTQHRSLSQERLVKALILKARTMK; via the exons ATGGAAAAGGTTTGTGAGTTTTGTAAGTCATTAAGGCCAATTGTGTACTGTAAGGCAGATTCAGCACATCTTTGCCTCTCTTGTGATGCCAAGGTTCACTCGGCCAATGCTCTTTCATATCGGCATCCCCGAACTCTCGTGTGCGAGTCATGCAGAAATCGAGCAGCACGCGTTCGGTGTGTTGACCATCAGATGTTCATGTGCCATAGTTGTGATTCTGGCAGTCATCGCGTTTCTTCACGGCACAGGAAAAGAGTGATTAGAAGTTATGTGGGGTGCCCTTCAGCCAAAGATTTAGCCGTTCTCTGGGGTTTCGATTTGAATCAGTTGGAGAGTAAGTTAGGCGATAAAGATGACCAGTCGGTTTATTCGTCATCAATTAGCGTTGATTCGGGCGTTGTTGCCACTTCAAATGCCCGAAAAGTGCCGTTTGAAGAGGGATCAAATATTCGAGGAAAAATG GTACTTAAAGACGAAATTAGGCAACAAACTACGTGCTCGATTCTGCAACAAATCGTGGATTTAGAGAGGAAGCTTGCCAAGGGCAGCGATGATTCACGCTTAGTACATGTCAAAGATAGAACGGATGGATTATCATTCGAATATGATGGGAATCGGAAAGTGCATAAAACTCTGGGTAATCATGCCGAGGATCACCTTGGTGTGCATACCAACAATCAGAATATGGCGAATCTTGACGAAGAAACGACAGAGGAGCCCTTTCTGATGTCCTTCTCACAGTTGGATCAATTGACAAGTACTGAAAGTCCCATTCAcggagagtcattttggcaatGCAAAACTGATGCTCATAACAGCGAG ATTTGGCTTCAAAACATGCAAGACCTCGGAGTTTGTGATGAAATGCGATGTTTTGACGATGTCAACATACCTGATGTTGATTTGACATTCCGGAACTTTGAAGAAATCTTTGGAAATGATCAGCAAGAGATAGCTGGAACACAAGTTGGCGCCAAATGCACAGATTGCTACATATCTAAGGAACATTCAGCAACTAGTAAATTTAATAGTAGCTGTGCAAGCACGACCAAGGTAAGAATCGGCTTCCCTGAAATTGAATATTTCTGGG CATTGCCGGTTTTCTTCCCTACGCTGTTTTGTTATAGCAGGATGCATCAAGGCCTTCTTCCTCTTCATACCTTATGCAGCAATCCTATGATGTCACCACagattttgatttttctgaCAAAGTTCATCGCTATCCAACGAGTAAATATAGTCAGCATCCAACTAAACTATCTTACTCAACATCGTTCTCTGTCTCAAGAACGACTGGTGAAAGCACTGATTCTGAAAGCAAGGACGATGAAATAG
- the LOC142523020 gene encoding putative zinc finger protein At1g68190 isoform X2 encodes MEKVCEFCKSLRPIVYCKADSAHLCLSCDAKVHSANALSYRHPRTLVCESCRNRAARVRCVDHQMFMCHSCDSGSHRVSSRHRKRVIRSYVGCPSAKDLAVLWGFDLNQLESKLGDKDDQSVYSSSISVDSGVVATSNARKVPFEEGSNIRGKMVLKDEIRQQTTCSILQQIVDLERKLAKGSDDSRLVHVKDRTDGLSFEYDGNRKVHKTLGNHAEDHLGVHTNNQNMANLDEETTEEPFLMSFSQLDQLTSTESPIHGESFWQCKTDAHNSEIWLQNMQDLGVCDEMRCFDDVNIPDVDLTFRNFEEIFGNDQQEIAGTQVGAKCTDCYISKEHSATSKFNSSCASTTKDASRPSSSSYLMQQSYDVTTDFDFSDKVHRYPTSKYSQHPTKLSYSTSFSVSRTTGESTDSESKDDEIAPRFPEPKLSNGSFDSDNTRLDGKENVIMRYKEKKILRHEKQGHYKSQKTKADGKISGKKVDT; translated from the exons ATGGAAAAGGTTTGTGAGTTTTGTAAGTCATTAAGGCCAATTGTGTACTGTAAGGCAGATTCAGCACATCTTTGCCTCTCTTGTGATGCCAAGGTTCACTCGGCCAATGCTCTTTCATATCGGCATCCCCGAACTCTCGTGTGCGAGTCATGCAGAAATCGAGCAGCACGCGTTCGGTGTGTTGACCATCAGATGTTCATGTGCCATAGTTGTGATTCTGGCAGTCATCGCGTTTCTTCACGGCACAGGAAAAGAGTGATTAGAAGTTATGTGGGGTGCCCTTCAGCCAAAGATTTAGCCGTTCTCTGGGGTTTCGATTTGAATCAGTTGGAGAGTAAGTTAGGCGATAAAGATGACCAGTCGGTTTATTCGTCATCAATTAGCGTTGATTCGGGCGTTGTTGCCACTTCAAATGCCCGAAAAGTGCCGTTTGAAGAGGGATCAAATATTCGAGGAAAAATG GTACTTAAAGACGAAATTAGGCAACAAACTACGTGCTCGATTCTGCAACAAATCGTGGATTTAGAGAGGAAGCTTGCCAAGGGCAGCGATGATTCACGCTTAGTACATGTCAAAGATAGAACGGATGGATTATCATTCGAATATGATGGGAATCGGAAAGTGCATAAAACTCTGGGTAATCATGCCGAGGATCACCTTGGTGTGCATACCAACAATCAGAATATGGCGAATCTTGACGAAGAAACGACAGAGGAGCCCTTTCTGATGTCCTTCTCACAGTTGGATCAATTGACAAGTACTGAAAGTCCCATTCAcggagagtcattttggcaatGCAAAACTGATGCTCATAACAGCGAG ATTTGGCTTCAAAACATGCAAGACCTCGGAGTTTGTGATGAAATGCGATGTTTTGACGATGTCAACATACCTGATGTTGATTTGACATTCCGGAACTTTGAAGAAATCTTTGGAAATGATCAGCAAGAGATAGCTGGAACACAAGTTGGCGCCAAATGCACAGATTGCTACATATCTAAGGAACATTCAGCAACTAGTAAATTTAATAGTAGCTGTGCAAGCACGACCAAG GATGCATCAAGGCCTTCTTCCTCTTCATACCTTATGCAGCAATCCTATGATGTCACCACagattttgatttttctgaCAAAGTTCATCGCTATCCAACGAGTAAATATAGTCAGCATCCAACTAAACTATCTTACTCAACATCGTTCTCTGTCTCAAGAACGACTGGTGAAAGCACTGATTCTGAAAGCAAGGACGATGAAATAGCTCCAAGGTTTCCTGAACCGAAACTTTCAAATGGCTCATTTGATTCAGACAACACGCGGTTGGACGGTAAAGAAAATGTCATCATGAGATACAAGGAGAAGAAGATTTTGAG GCATGAAAAACAAGGTCACTACAAATCCCAAAAAACTAAAGCTGATGGCAAGATTTCTGGGAAAAAAGTCGATACCTGA
- the LOC142521949 gene encoding uncharacterized protein LOC142521949 has product MARTEFRLDNLEIHMASIGATLKILESQVGQITKQLTSQPSGALQKTADPNLREVNAIFIQNEEFGVVGREEKEVEPTPVRDEKPTPTKRARAEFQKKKGLKDLKNLHSNIQSAEQEEVAFTGGDDKGRQGNLPQKLLDPGEFIMPCEIGGHLVEKAICDSGASINIMPSSLYEKLGLSRMRPTGLSLQMADKSIRTPLGIVEDVELRIEKLKVLAEFVVLDMENNLPPQPVDDDAEDAANDDSSPEF; this is encoded by the exons atggctaggactgagtTTAGGCTTGACAACCTAGAGATCCACATGGCGAGTATTGGTGCAAccttgaaaatccttgaatcgCAAGTGGGGCAGATAACAAAGCAACTCACGTCTCAACCGTCAGGCGCACTCCAAAAGACTGCAGATCCAAATCTGAGAGAAGTGAATGCCATTTTTATACAGAATGAAGAGTTTGGTGTCGTAGGCAGAGAAGAGAAGGAGGTTGAACCCACACCTGTTCGGGATGAAAAGCCAACTCCAACCAAAAGAGCCCGAG ctgaatttcaaaagaaaaaaggtcttaaagatctcaagaacctacactcTAACATTCAGTCTGCAGAGCAGGAAGAGGTGGCATTTACTGGAGGAGATGATAAGGGAAGGCAAGGAAATCTCCCTCAGAAGTTGCTAGATCCCGGTGAATTTATCATGCCATGTGAAATAGGCGGTCATTTAGTGGAAAAAGCTATCTGTGACTCAGGAGCGAGCATAAATATAATGCCAAGTTCTCTCTACGAGaaacttggactgagcaggatgAGGCCCACAGGACTAAGCTTACAGATGGCAGATAAATCGATCAGGACACCGTTGGGTattgtggaagatgttgaacttCGGATCGAAAAATTGAAGGTTTTAGCAGAGTTcgtggtacttgacatggagaaCA ATCTACCGCCGCAGCCCGTGGACGATGATGCTGAAGATGCTGCGAACGATGACTCGAGCCCTGAGTTCTGA